The following are encoded in a window of Podospora pseudoanserina strain CBS 124.78 chromosome 6, whole genome shotgun sequence genomic DNA:
- a CDS encoding hypothetical protein (COG:S; EggNog:ENOG503P45P), with the protein MTTAKPRARGLPYLHRNWKKAYDGLTSQMGNKTSSESRDSVDQITDQLDTTQRAAKRRRLENDQDVFPLYEDWSNSKRGLRIEVLKVSHKDAPRVKNGIMNGLVPPNIKDVSQIKARCQLTIMGYKGDHPVVLHVDSQVCDIKVFKNPAGQSPMARFYSIRPFHIPEAKISLERDDDAVFGLANTYSVHIELQSAGDPNWPPRDLVTVSDEDLLYSNNSGGLPPRQWVMSASIADIFNKNHRKTMRLRVKKHVSQDIATNFLMDVDVRWLTAISTQKTMREHTKDVLPCITAFDPDGHNKVVANGNVNGVAVINGVNGANGVNGVGGVNGQVNGGSLPDTPDEFMPEGDTTPNRSRRTKQNVNYNVRQMWNTAVGKEPKKRRKFGDAVENGANQQVDEHVITYLLPPEQVQMVKFICIVCAAENDNLTQLRLHYQSHPQYLFSLEIRPKLGCCVTVKPNSENPGSPLRPKVYQLGLPVEPLDVEKYVNGDESWLEHRLGPDNDRDVVNNGKPAKPQPKPAPKKPTRPVVLVPKTKQPLFDPYSKVALEPGTPVPQYPIDDSWLLLKHREALQDFIDLNHEEKEYMQEWDAFILRKHLSSQQYLPKAFLQFVKDKAGWLVEKQARAEEFSKHVSTLLARRVLGENEVIESTALLNEARERKSKAVNGEVSGGGGEEGRKGKRTGGCCVGCGEPVPVSEMVVCGNKECTNRLWHDRCVDDKKTAKKLGRKWKCKGCRA; encoded by the exons ATGACGACTGCAAAACCTCGCGCCCGTGGCCTTCCGTACCTGCATCGGAATTGGAAAAAGGCATACGACGGCCTGACGTCCCAGATGGGCAACAAGACATCTTCAGAGTCTCGTGACTCTGTTGATCAGATCACCGACCAGCTTGACACCACTCAACGCGCCGCCAAACGTCGCCGCCTCGAGAATGATCAAGATGTCTTTCCTCTCTACGAAGACTGGAGCAACTCCAAACGTGGTCTTCGCATCGAGGTTCTCAAAGTCAGTCACAAGGATGCTCCCCGGGTCAAAAATGGCATCATGAACGGACTGGTCCCGCCGAACATCAAAGATGTCTCGCAAATCAAGGCTCGATGTCAACTCACCATCATGGGATACAAAGGCGACCACCCCGTCGTCCTCCACGTCGACAGCCAGGTTTGTGACATCAAAGTCTTCAAGAACCCCGCTGGTCAGTCCCCCATGGCGCGTTTTTACTCCATCCGACCATTCCACATTCCAGAAGCCAAAATTTCCCTCGAACGCGACGACGACGCTGTGTTTGGTCTGGCCAACACGTACTCTGTGCATATTGAGCTTCAGTCTGCTGGTGATCCCAACTGGCCACCACGTGACCTCGTCACCGTCAGCGATGAGGATCTTTTGTACAGTAACAACAGCGGCGGGCTGCCACCACGACAATGGGTCATGAGCGCCAGTATTGCGGACATTTTTAACAAAAATCACCGTAAGACGATGCGGCTTAGAGTCAAAAAGCATGTCAGCCAAGATATCGCCACAAACTTTCTTATGGATGTGGACGTGCGGTGGTTGACGGCCATCTCCACCCAGAAGACTATGCGAGAGCACACTAAGGATGTTCTTCCTTGCATCACGGCGTTTGATCCTGATGGACACAACAAGGTGGTTGCGAATGGGAATGTCAATGGGGTTGCTGTCATCAATGGGGTCAACGGTGCCAATGGGGTGAATGGTGTCGGTGGTGTCAATGGGCAGGTCAACGGGGGGTCGCTCCCAGACACTCCCGACGAGTTCATGCCTGAGGGTGATACGACACCCAACAGGTCGAGACGCACAAAACAGAATGTCAACTACAATGTTAGGCAGATGTGGAATACGGCTGTTGGGAAGGAACCCAAGAAGCGGAGGAAGTTTGGCGACGCGGTGGAAAATGGGGCGAATCAGCAAGTTGACGAGCACGTCATCACCTACCTCCTGCCCCCAGAACAGGTGCAGATGGTGAAGTTCATCTGCATCGTCTGCGCCGCCGAGAACGACAATTTGACCCAGCTCCGGCTACACTACCAGAGCCACCCGCAGTACCTGTTCAGCTTGGAAATTCGGCCCAAGCTGGGCTGCTGCGTCACTGTCAAGCCCAACAGCGAGAACCCGGGCAGTCCGCTCAGACCTAAGGTGTACCAGCTTGGTCTACCGGTGGAACCGCTGGATGTGGAAAAATATGTGAATGGGGACGAGAGCTGGCTTGAGCATAGGCTGGGTCCGGACAACGATAGGGATGTTGTGAATAATGGGAAGCCGGCGAAGCCACAGCCA AAACCGGCCCCCAAAAAACCTACCAGACCAGTCGTCCTTGTTCCCAAGACGAAGCAGCCACTCTTTGACCCATACAGTAAAGTTGCCCTCGAACCCGGCACCCCAGTCCCTCAGTACCCGATAGACGACTCCTGGCTCTTGCTTAAGCACCGCGAGGCCCTGCAGGATTTCATCGATCTCAACCACGAAGAAAAAGAGTACATGCAAGAATGGGACGCCTTTATTCTCCGGAAGCATCTTTCGTCACAGCAGTACCTGCCCAAGGCGTTTTTGCAATTCGTGAAGGACAAGGCGGGGTGGCTGGTGGAGAAGCAGGCGAGGGCGGAAGAGTTTAGTAAACATGTTAGCACgctgttggcgaggagggtgttgggggagaatGAGGTGATTGAGTCGACGGCGTTGCTGAATGAGgcgagggaaaggaagagCAAAGCGGTGAATGGAGAGGTtagtggtgggggtggtgaggaggggaggaaggggaagaggactgGGGGGTGTTGCGTGGGATGTGGGGAGCCGGTGCCGGTCAGTGAGATGGTTGTGTGTGGGAAcaag GAATGCACAAACCGGCTGTGGCACGATCGCTGTGTAGACGATAAGAAGACAGCGAAGAAGCTGGGCAGGAAATGGAAGTGCAAGGGCTGCAGGGCTTAG
- a CDS encoding hypothetical protein (EggNog:ENOG503NXPV), with protein MKTRNGGVVVSHTPGSATSPVLRRSLRPRTPRQDAGVQGGVSSGGEADDPHVSLSSRVTRSSASSFSSTTSTNGHRVIQSPQQQQQLITTSLPFRTPVGSHGKRAVSPGALSAGTARRRSKRTRHRSGFYNDEGEGDPEEDDHGSFTTTLGVGVERTGSPRRSSARSVKRRKKTTPTRQTLRAGQLVLKPPKTATTTPEAVAESRPQEVFIPNWVNLPWFFWEQVFQDASSSLEDSHRAKWLLAASTICRALEEPAITALYRRPPLASRGMAHGLVSLLAKDPSTTLFAYRTKIRRLSIDVNEIASKLHRGEPLDFTQLLRHLPELKALELYHWKDDPVMRDMGSNLRWRYPRQLFQGLEASGARLVEWRWNRRFTEHAFDWGEIKKIHERELSSVKKVTLLNYQLPSLEATSRDDEAEVLERDNVFVKNMADAINALSQLEHVGFEYSNAVDDRILPMLPRNLRGLDLINCCEVTDEDLASFLLTHGNRLESLTLRHNRALSLSWLTILGKACPRLKWVVMDYKIGAQIELGYRNVDATCGVLERFESAPVWPETLVGIELKDFKHWTAEAAEVFFRSLVDCARGLSRLREIDLKVMLDVPYQQRSDFRDRWSNTLKKVFLRDDFDEDTGITSLRAAPAAAVGGEVVEPPLSVAKKTKKRGVDSPSRRSSRIREQYSNPSSRASSVGRDSRGGRVAEKKGFGFSYAEPETDGEDIMGEEDDDDMEVDDEEKEEEKEEELYYRQGMCNRVEVVLDNGKPVAMPYSMNDFVDVDEGGSGEGDDDSDEDWDGGDGGEGEDEGYAW; from the coding sequence ATGAAGACTCGCAacggtggtgtggtggtgtctcACACACCTGGATCCGCTACGTCGCCGGTGCTGCGCCGGAGCTTGCGGCCTCGTACTCCGCGCCAAGATGCCGGCGTCCAGGGGGGTGTGTCGtcaggaggagaggccgaTGATCCCCACGTTTCGCTCAGCAGCCGGGTCACCAGGAGCTCAGCCTCGTCTTTCAGCtctaccacctccaccaacgGCCATCGTGTGATACAatcaccgcagcagcagcagcagctaATCACCACATCGCTTCCATTTCGGACGCCTGTCGGGTCGCACGGCAAAAGAGCCGTGTCACCGGGTGCTTTGTCGGCTGGTACCGCTCGGCGTCGCTCAAAACGCACGAGACACAGGTCGGGGTTTTATaatgatgagggtgagggtgaccctgaggaggatgatcaTGGGAGCTTTACGACGACGctgggtgttggtgtcgagCGCACCGGCAGTCCGAGACGGAGTAGTGCTAGGTctgtgaagaggaggaagaagacgacgccTACTAGACAGACGCTGCGGGCTGGGCAATTGGTGCTCAAGCCGCCCAAGACAGCGACTACTACGCCAGAGGCTGTCGCTGAATCCAGACCTCAGGAAGTGTTCATTCCCAACTGGGTCAATCTGCCCTGGTTCTTTTGGGAGCAGGTCTTTCAAGATGCCTCCTCGTCCCTTGAAGACTCGCACAGAGCGAAATGGCTTCTTGCTGCAAGCACAATCTGTCGAGCTTTGGAAGAGCCTGCCATCACTGCTTTATATCGTCGCCCTCCACTGGCCAGCAGGGGTATGGCACACGGCCTTGTGTCGCTCCTTGCTAAAGACCCGAGCACGACGTTATTTGCCTATCGGACCAAGATCAGGAGACTTTCTATCGATGTTAATGAGATTGCTTCCAAGCTTCACAGGGGTGAGCCGCTCGACTTTACACAGCTGCTGCGTCACCTCCCCGAGCTCAAGGCGCTGGAGCTGTACCATTGGAAGGACGACCCGGTGATGAGGGATATGGGGAGCAACCTCCGCTGGCGGTATCCCAGGCAACTGTTCCAAGGATTGGAGGCGTCGGGTGCGAGGCTGGTGGAGTGGCGATGGAATCGCCGGTTCACGGAGCATGCGTTTGACTGGggggagatcaagaagattCATGAGAGGGAGTTGTCCAGTGTGAAGAAGGTGACCTTGCTCAACTACCAGCTTCCTTCTCTTGAGGCCACGTCgagggatgatgaggcggaggttttggagagggataACGTTTTTGTGAAGAACATGGCCGACGCGATCAATGCCTTGTCGCAACTGGAGCATGTCGGGTTTGAGTACTCGAATGCAGTCGACGATAGGATCCTTCCGATGCTGCCCAGGAACCTTAGAGGTCTCGATCTGATCAACTGCTGCGAGGTTACCGACGAGGATCTCGCCAGTTTTTTGCTCACGCACGGCAATAGACTGGAGAGCTTGACGCTGAGGCATAACCGCGCGCTGTCGCTTTCGTGGCTTACGATTTTGGGGAAGGCGTGTCCGAGGTTGaagtgggtggtgatggactACAAGATTGGGGCGCAGATTGAGCTGGGGTATCGGAATGTTGATGCGACGTGTGGGGTGCTGGAGAGGTTTGAGAGTGCGCCTGTTTGGCCGGAGACGTTGGTTGGGATCGAGCTGAAGGATTTCAAGCATTGGACTGCGGAGGCGGCCGAGGTTTTTTTTCGGTCGCTTGTTGATTGCGCGAGGGGGCTGTCTaggttgagggagattgaCTTGAAGGTTATGCTTGATGTGCCGTATCAGCAGAGGTCGGATTTTAGGGACAGATGGAGTAATACGCTCAAGAAGGTGTTTTTGAGGGATGATTTTGATGAGGATACGGGGATTACTTCGTTGAgagctgctcctgctgctgctgttggtggggaggtggttgaacCCCCTCTGTCTGTGGCCAAGAAAACCAAGAAACGGGGCGTGGATAGCccgtcgaggagaagcagcaggaTCAGGGAGCAGTattccaacccctccagccgGGCTAGTAGTGTTGGTCGGGATTCGAGGGGTGGTAGggtggcggagaagaaggggtttgggttttcGTATGCGGAGCCGGAgacggatggggaggatattatgggagaagaagatgatgatgatatggaggttgatgatgaggaaaaggaggaggaaaaggaggaggagttgtaCTACAGGCAGGGAATGTGTAAcagggtggaggttgtgcTGGACAATGGGAAGCCGGTGGCTATGCCGTACAGCATGAATGACTTTGTGGATGTGGACGAGGGGGggagcggggagggggatgatgatagtgatgaggattgggatggtggggatgggggggagggtgaggatgaggggtatgcttggtga
- the UFD1 gene encoding ubiquitin fusion degradation protein (COG:O; EggNog:ENOG503NUZU; BUSCO:EOG09263WLB) — MFGYGGGGRAPRVQRFDEYYRCYPLVMAPGAERPELNYGSKIFLPPSALDKVSRLHVQWPIMLELINGAEGKHTHAGVLEFVAEEGRAYVPQWMMQTLKLDVGDMIQIKTTSLELAKLVKLQPQSVNFLDISDPRAVLEKAFRNFATLTKGDVFNFEYNDEIYEMAVLEVKPETDKMGVCMIETDVSVDFAPPVGYVEPERQPRGSGTSTPRSAMGPGGVAPGGLMHSQGTMAQAINYGAIAPSAVNVMIGNFAGEGNRLSKKGSKTSTPKPATPVAGASVNIGSVALPAAALPKRRNNGPAPLRLPPNKLFLGYEIKPVKTAADKEREAANAKQPHFAGRGQTLRGVVKNPEDEEKPPVEKKPEESKGRRLDGKDPR; from the exons ATG TTTGGCTACGGAGGCGGGGGTAGAGCCCCTCGCGTACAGCGCTTCGATGAATACTATCGCTGCTACCCCTTGGTCATGGCCCCCGGCGCCGAACGCCCCGAGCTCAACTACGGCTCCAAgatcttcctccctccttcgGCTCTCGACAAGGTATCTAGGTTACACGTCCAGTGGCCGATCATGCTGGAGTTGATCAACGGGGCCGAGGGCAAGCACACGCATGCTGGCGTGCTAGAGTTCGTGGCCGAGGAGGGCAGGGCTTATGTTCCTCAATGG ATGATGCAAACACTCAAACTCGACGTCGGCGACATGATCCAGATCAAGACGACTTCTCTCGAGCTTGCCAAGCTGGTCAAGCTGCAACCCCAGTCAGTCAACTTCCTCGACATCAGCGATCCACGCGCCGTTCTCGAAAAGGCCTTTCGCAACTTTGCCACTCTGACCAAGGGTGATGTTTTCAACTTTGAATACAACGACGAGATTTACGAGATGGCTGTGCTGGAGGTCAAGCCCGAGACGGACAAGATGGGCGTCTGCATGATAGAGACCGATGTCAGTGTTGATTTTGCCCCACCAGTGGGTTATGTCGAGCCTGAGAGACAGCCTCGTGGGAGCGGCACCAGCACTCCACGCAGTGCCATGGGCCCAGGTGGAGTGGCTCCCGGAGGTCTGATGCACAGCCAGGGGACCATGGCGCAAGCCATCAACTACGGTGCCATTGCTCCCAGCGCAGTTAACGTCATGATCGGGAACTTTGCTGGGGAGGGTAACCGGCTGAGCAAGAAGGGAAGTAAGACGTCAACACCAAAGCCGGCGACTCCAGTTGCTGGTGCGTCAGTTAACATCGGGAGTGTTGCGCTACCTGCTGCGGCGCTGCCCAAGAGAAGGAATAACGGTCCGGCGCCGTTGCGTTTGCCGCCAAATAAACTGTTCCTAGGGTATGAGATCAAGCCTGTCAAGACGGCTGCGgacaaggagagagaggcggCGAACGCCAAGCAGCCTCACTTTGCTGGCCGAGGACAGACGTTGCGCGGAGTGGTCAAGAATccagaggacgaggagaagccTCCGGTTGAAAAGAAGCCAGAGGAAAGCAAGGGGAGGCGGTTGGATGGCAAGGACCCCCGCTAA
- a CDS encoding hypothetical protein (COG:S; EggNog:ENOG503NUV1), producing MASRFSAARPKRASEAFARTHHGSTSESSSKKVRFDVRNPSALAPTADSDESDQEEQDQTLAADVIGSSTRATKRGAVNIDGYDSDSENEHFEARAEARSDKVNLEDALDNYNSQPTTTSQPDSDDEIDMFGTADSDTESKPPNKPSKKKDKTVNFLDVDQIEGQEGDSKSGGHITLNPSAEPTLSDDEDDDEEENPDTIAAAIAEEGLDEEVGLGGLKKHAPKIDAFNMRAEQEEGAFDEAGNFIRKAADADAVHDRWLEGVSKKEMKAAAAAHEKREEGLRKRQKEEDKITTGELMTRLILKLEKGETALEALARLRKGQKRERKVPRWKLEKQKKKKNGGGGGDEMDVDAGGDRKEKDAEQEGIKEAIGDIADAADKLMGREYPDIYDYERERLCRMYYNETGERWVEPATEEEESQPAEKMWEFRWVDGRDGGEGNIQGPFDGKTMEAWREAGYFGEGVEFRVKGTEGWMRVADFV from the coding sequence aTGGCCTCCCGCTTCTCCGCCGCGCGCCCCAAACGCGCCTCCGAAGCCTTCGCCCGCACCCACCACGGCTCAACCTCcgaatcctcctccaaaaaggTCCGCTTCGACGTCCgcaacccctccgccctcgcaCCCACTGCCGACTCGGACGAATCCgaccaagaagaacaagaccaaaccctcgccgccgacgtAATcggctcctccacccgcGCAACAAAACGCGGAGCAGTAAACATCGACGGCTACGACTCCGACTCTGAAAACGAGCATTTTGAAGCCCGCGCCGAAGCCCGCAGCGACAAGGTCAACCTCGAAGACGCCCTCGACAATTACaactcccaacccaccaccacctctcaaCCAGACTCGGACGATGAAATCGACATGTTTGGCACCGCCGACTCAGACACTGAGTCCAAACCTcccaacaaaccctccaaaaaaaaggacAAAACTGTCAACTTTTTAGATGTTGACCAGATTGAAGGTCAAGAAGGGGACTCTAAATCAGGCGGTCACATCACCCTCAATCCTTCAGCCGAACCCACCCTCTccgatgacgaagacgacgacgaagaagaaaaccccgacaccatcgccgccgccatcgcagAAGAGGGCCTAGACGAGGAAGTCGGCCTGGGAGGCCTAAAAAAACATGCACCCAAGATCGACGCCTTCAACATGCGCGCCGAGCAGGAAGAGGGCGCTTTTGACGAGGCGGGGAATTTCATCAGGaaggctgctgatgctgatgctgttcATGACCGCTggctggagggggttagTAAAAAGGAAatgaaggctgctgctgctgcgcatgagaagagagaggaggggttgaggaagagacaaaaggaggaggataagatTACGACTGGGGAGTTGATGACGCGGCTTATACTAAAGCTAGAAAAGGGGGAAACTGCGCTGGAGGCGTTGGCTAGACTTAGGAAGGggcagaagagggagaggaaggtgccgaggtggaagttggagaaacaaaagaagaagaagaatgggggagggggaggggatgagatggatgttgatgctggtggggatagaaaggagaaggatgcgGAACAGGAGGGGATTAAAGAGGCGATTGGGGATATTGCGGATGCGGCGGACaagttgatggggagggagtacCCGGATATATATGACTATgaaagggagaggttgtgCAGGATGTATTATAATGAAAcaggggagaggtgggttgagCCAGCAacggaagaggaagaatcACAACCAGCAGAGAAGATGTGGGAGTTTAGGTGGGTGGACGgacgggatgggggagaagggaatATACAAGGGCCTTTTGACGGCAAGACTATGGAGGCgtggagggaggcggggtattttggggaaggggttgagttTAGAGTCAAGGGGACAGAagggtggatgagggtggCGGATTTTGTTTAG
- the RVB2 gene encoding RuvB-like protein 2 (COG:L; EggNog:ENOG503NVB1) — MAAPVVTVSESKELRGLNLIAAHSHIRGLGVDADTLEPRIASQGLVGQEKARKAAAVVLEMIKQGKIAGRAVLIAGPPSTGKTAIAMGMAQSLGSDVPFTTLAASEIFSLEMSKTEALTQAFRKSIGVRIKEDSEIMEGEVVEIQIDRSVTGGAKQGKLTIKTTDMEAIYDMGSKMIDAMTKERVMAGDIISIDKSSGKITKLGRSYARSRDYDAMGVDTKFLQCPDGELQKRKEVVHTVSLHEIDVINSRTQGFLALFSGDTGEIRSEIRDQINTKVAEWKEEGKAEIVPGVLFIDEVHMLDIECFSYINRALESDLAPIVIMASNRGHSKIRGTDYKSPHGLPLDFLDRVSIINTHAYNGDEIRQILTIRAQEEEVDITPDALALLTKIGQEAGLRYASNLITTSELIRAKRRGASKQIGIEDVQRSFKLFYDPGRSVKFVQDSEKRLIGEDGAVDFRVQNGAGTAPAAAVVSAVGGGEKMDTS, encoded by the exons ATGGCTGCT CCCGTCGTCACCGTCTCCGAGAGCAAAGAGCTCCGGGGGCTCAACCTCATCGCCGCCCACTCGCACATTCGTGGGCTGGGTGTTGATGCCGATACCCTCGAGCCCAGAATTGCCTCCCAGGGCCTGGTAGGACAGGAGAAGGCGCGCAAAGCTGCCGCTGTGGTGCTGGAGATGATCAAGCAGGGGAAGATTGCTGGCCGCGCAGTGCTTATCGCTGGGCCCCCAAG TACCGGCAAAACCGCCATCGCAATGGGCATGGCCCAATCCCTCGGCTCCGACGTCCCCTTCACtaccctcgccgcctccgaAATCTTCTCCCTCGAAATGTCCAAAACCGAAGCCCTCACCCAAGCCTTCCGCAAGTCCATCGGCGTCCGAATCAAGGAAGACTCCGAAATCATGGAGGGCGAAGTCGTAGAGATCCAAATCGACCGCTCCGTCACGGGCGGCGCAAAGCAAGGGAAGCTCACTATCAAAACCACCGACATGGAAGCCATCTACGACATGGGCAGCAAAATGATCGACGCCATGACCAAAGAGCGCGTCATGGCCGGAGACATCATCTCCATCGACAAATCCTCCGGCAAGATTACCAAGCTCGGCCGTTCCTACGCCCGCTCCCGCGACTACGACGCCATGGGTGTCGACACAAAATTCCTCCAGTGCCCCGATGGTGAACTCCAAAAACGCAAGGAAGTCGTCCACACTGTCTCGCTCCACGAAATCGACGTCATCAACTCCCGCACCCAGGGCTTTTTGGCCCTCTTCTCGGGTGATACCGGTGAGATCAGGAGTGAAATCCGCGATCAAATCAACACAAAAGTTGCAGAGTGGAAGGAAGAAGGCAAAGCCGAAATAGTCCCCGGCGTGCTCTTCATCGACGAAGTCCACATGCTCGACATCGAATGCTTCTCGTACATCAACCGCGCCCTCGAGTCCGACCTCgcccccatcgtcatcatggcCAGCAACAGAGGACACTCCAAGATCAGGGGAACAGACTATAAATCCCCCCACGGTCTCCCCCTCGACTTCCTCGACCGTGTATCAATCATCAACACGCACGCTTATAACGGCGACGAAATCAGGCAGATTCTTACTATTCGTGCccaggaggaagaagtggaTATCACACCTGATGCTCTTGCCCTCCTGACAAAGATTGGACAGGAGGCTGGGCTGAGGTATGCGAGCAATCTTATCACTACTTCGGAGCTCATcagggcgaagaggaggggtgCGAGCAAGCAAATTGGTATCGAGGATGTGCAGAGGAGCTTCAAGCTGTTTTATGACCCGGGCAGGAGTGTGAAGTTCGTGCAGGATtcggagaagaggttgattGGGGAGGACGGGGCGGTGGATTTTAGAGTGCAGAATGGTGCTGGTACTGCTcctgcggcggcggttgtgTCTGCggtcgggggtggggagaagatggataCCTCGTGA